The Primulina eburnea isolate SZY01 chromosome 6, ASM2296580v1, whole genome shotgun sequence genome contains a region encoding:
- the LOC140833685 gene encoding uncharacterized protein yields MGEIELVISRFQNMRPPRFFGNEDGEKATAWLKSMKRLFNMLEYTPDLQHKLDIFHIKDRAQLWWETTEEALKESGERVTWDVFCAQFAREYLPPSYYSAKEAEFNRLTQGNMTVVEYASQFSALLAYVSHVASSDRNKLSHFMQGLNRTICTLGVARALVNYADFLEKAKNVEASILLAEPQSVQPGFPQSFWGNVPMPVGAPLYRPLLSYKPSQSYQQPKQQNFKAKGKQFKKQTRSSSSSSDIHRGSSVGSPVGVFVIVVVVSISVLSVREFMDLVISVGKLDIMLEYVRMHYPQPRGSTQQRFPGPQQARVHALTQDQVQDAPGGVIADTGASHSFVSAIFVDEHEISTTALIDTVSVYTPAGVCLMSHEIILNCLIRFKDNIMITNLIKLDMSDFDCILEMDTLSNYRATVDCVHGVVRFRPYYGSKWNFYGSDLQSRIPLVSAMKMFRILSRGNEGFMIYAVDATHGKRFEVSDIHVVNEFPDVFSDEIPGFPPRGQSILALSWCPGQILFLEHHTG; encoded by the exons ATGGGTGAAATAGAACTAGTGATATCCCGATTTCAGAACATGCGTCCTCCTCGATTCTTTGGGAATGAAGATGGTGAGAAAGCTACAGCATGGTTAAAAAGTATGAAGCGTTTGTTTAATATGTTGGAGTACACTCCTGATTTGCAGCATAAGTTGGATATTTTTCATATAAAAGACCGAGCTCAGTTATGGTGGGAAACTACAGAGGAAGCTTTGAAAGAATCGGGTGAAAgagttacttgggatgtattttgTGCTCAGTTTGCTCGAGAGTATTTACCGCCTTCATATTATTCGGCCAAGGAAGCTGAATTCAATAGATTGACTCAAGGTAACATGACTGTAGTGGAGTATGCCTCTCAATTTTCAGCGCTTCTTGCCTATGTTTCTCATGTTGCTAGCAGTGATCGGAACAAGCTATCGCATTTTATGCAAGGATTGAATCGAACCATTTGCACTTTAGGAGTAGCTAGAGCACTTGTTAATTATGCCGATTTTCTAGAGAAAGCCAAGAATGTGGAGGCGAGTATACTTTTGGCAGAACCACAGTCAGTTCAACCAGGTTTTCCTCAGAGTTTCTGGGGCAATGTGCCGATGCCAGTGGGTGCACCACTATACCGTCCTTTACTGTCGTATAAGCCTTCGCAGTCTTATCAGCAACCAAAGCAGCAAAACTTTAAGGCCAAAGGAAAACAGTTCAAGAAACAGACTCGTAGTAGTTCTTCTAGTTCCGACATTCATCGTGGAAGTTCAGTTGGGTCACCAGTTGGAGTATTTGTGATCGTTGTGGTTGTAAGCATTTCAGTACTCAGTGTACGGGAGTTCATGGATCTTGTAATATCTGTGGGCAAGTTGGACATTATGCTAGAGTATGTCCGAATGCA CTATCCTCAGCCTAGAGGTTCTACACAACAACGTTTTCCAGGGCCACAGCAGGCTCGAGTTCATGCTTTAACTCAAGATCAAGTTCAAGACGCACCAGGCGGAGTTATTGCAG acacaggagcatctcattcatttgtATCTGCTATATTTGTTGATGAGCATGAGATTTCTACTACTGCGTTGATAGACACTGTGTCAGTCTATACACCTGCCGGTGTGTGTTTGATGTCTCATGAGATAATTCTGAATTGTTTGATTAGATTCAAGGATAATATTATGATTACTAATCTCATCAAGCTAGATATGTCTGACTTCGACTGTATTCTGGAAATGGATACTCTGTCAAATTATcgagctaccgttgattgtgtccatggagttgtcagattcagaccgtaTTATGGCAGTAAATGGAATTTTTACGGTAGTGATTTGCAATCACGTATTCCATTAGTATCAGCAATGAAAATGTTTAGAATCTTGTCAAGAGGAAATGAAGGATTCATGATCTATGCAGTTGATGCGACACATGGAAAAAGATTTGAAGTTTCAGATATTCATGTTGTcaatgaatttcctgatgtatttTCCGATGAAATTCCTGGATTTCCACCCAGAGGGCAATCGATTTTAGCATTGAGTTGGTGTCCGGGACAAATCCTATTTCTAGAGCACCATACCGGTTGA